A genomic stretch from Astatotilapia calliptera chromosome 4, fAstCal1.2, whole genome shotgun sequence includes:
- the rab3db gene encoding RAB3D, member RAS oncogene family, b, whose product MLQMASTESRLQQQPSQKDAADQNFDYMFKLLIIGNSSVGKTSFLFRYADDSFTSAFVSTVGIDFKVKTVFRNDKRIKLQIWDTAGQERYRTITTAYYRGAMGFLLMYDITNQDSFNAVQDWATQIKTYSWDNAQVILVGNKCDLEDDRLIPTEDGQRLAEELGFQFFEASAKDNINVKQVFERLVDVICEKMNESMEGDANLIANHSNQGLKDSPSESHGGCAC is encoded by the exons ATGCTCCAGATGGCATCAACTGAGTCGCGGCTCCAGCAGCAGCCCTCGCAGAAGGATGCAGCCGACCAGAACTTTGACTACATGTTCAAGCTGCTGATCATTGGCAACAGCAGCGTGGGGAAAACTTCCTTCTTGTTCCGCTATGCCGACGACTCCTTCACCTCCGCTTTCGTCAGCACCGTGGGCATTGACTTCAAGGTCAAGACTGTCTTCCGCAATGACAAGAGGATCAAGTTGCAGATCTGG GACACGGCAGGGCAAGAACGCTATCGCACCATCACCACAGCCTACTACAGAGGAGCCATGGGCTTCCTGCTCATGTATGATATCACTAACCAGGACTCCTTCAACGCAGTTCAGGACTG GGCAACACAAATCAAGACATACTCGTGGGACAATGCTCAGGTGATCCTGGTTGGTAACAAGTGTGACCTGGAGGATGACAGGCTTATACCCACAGAGGATGGCCAGCGACTGGCTGAGGAGCTAG GTTTTCAGTTCTTTGAGGCCAGTGCCAAGGACAACATCAACGTCAAGCAGGTGTTTGAACGTCTAGTGGATGTTATCTGTGAGAAGATGAACGAGAGCATGGAAGGAGACGCCAACCTCATAGCCAACCACAGCAACCAGGGCCTTAAAGACTCACCTTCAGAGAGCCACGGGGGCTGTGCTTGCTAA
- the epor gene encoding erythropoietin receptor: MMTYEILSRLLALCAIACIARAGSTLQDARDFEEKVSILLKEEPETPKCFAEGRKDFTCFWEEDEERAGSVHQYSFTYTYQNENSSRCPLSAVPAAGGKMLIVCHLNRIQMFVQMDIQVHREGILIHNRSLLIELVFLLDPPANVTVSSTGQQGQLNVSWVPPPLKYMDDSMMYEVFYSLADSHIGQVEVARACSEYILRGLQFSRKYKVQVRVKLDGVSYNGYWSAWSDPVFMETLPTEFDPLIISLTLIISFIFIVLCLAMLLSHHRFLIKKIWPAIPTPDSKFQGLFTIYGGNFQEWLGQTNGGLWLTPAFIYSEECPSPLEVLSELSLCPSLPSPPLPPKASRALSAVRNEDRELRNGVEERALLVKDNLDGETDGERAAPHHHWLLDRLRALHQHQVPCSQSSLLESQDTYVTLSANNNSNDERVDSNLEEALPLEALFPSGNTALCESHSDLGSAPQSSGSGCISSQSSFEYPNHAWMAKGPGYTYMAVADSGVSMDYSPMSRVDENGKVPVYTNEYKNMIPAHRKPFLVRQYPVHGDG, from the exons ATGATGACATATGAGATTCTGAGTAGACTGTTGGCACTTTGCGCGATAGCCTGCATCGCGCGAGCGGGTTCCACCCTCCAAGACGCTCGAGATTTCGAGGAGAAAG TGTCCATTCTCCTGAAAGAAGAACCAGAAACCCCCAAATGCTTTGCTGAAGGGAGGAAGGACTTCACGTGCTTCtgggaggaagatgaggagagaGCTGGCTCTGTGCATCAGTACTCCTTTACATACACCTACCA aaatgaaaacagcagcaggtgcCCCCTCAGTGCCGTCCCTGCAGCAGGTGGGAAAATGCTGATTGTATGCCATCTGAACCGAATTCAGATGTTTGTCCAAATGGACATCCAAGTTCATCGGGAGGGAATACTGATACACAATCGCAGCCTCCTCATCGAACTCGTCT TTCTTCTGGATCCTCCTGCTAATGTAACAGTGAGCAGCACAGGTCAGCAAGGCCAGCTGAATGTCAGCTGGGTGCCACCTCCTCTGAAGTACATGGATGACAGCATGATGTATGAGGTCTTCTATTCTCTGGCTGACAGCCACATTGGGCAG GTTGAAGTGGCCCGGGCATGCTCAGAATATATCTTGAGAGGCCTGCAGTTCAGTAGAAAGTACAAGGTTCAAGTCCGTGTAAAACTGGATGGAGTTAGCTACAATGGCTACTGGAGTGCTTGGAGTGACCCAGTGTTCATGGAAACTCTTCCTACAG AATTTGATCCACTCATCATCTCCCTGACGCTCATCATCTCTTTCATCTTCATTGTCCTGTGTCTTGCTATGCTCCTGTCCCATCATAG GTTCCTTATAAAGAAGATTTGGCCAGCTATTCCAACTCCTGACAGCAAATTTCAGGGTCTTTTTACCATTTATGGTGGGAACTTTCAG gAGTGGTTAGGGCAAACCAATGGAGGTTTGTGGTTGACGCCAGCTTTCATCTACTCAGAAGAATGCCCCTCTCCTCTGGAAGTACTCTCAGAACTGAGCCTATGCCCCTCACTGCCCTCTCCACCTCTGCCACCCAAGGCCTCTAGAGCTTTGAGTGCAGTCAGGAATGAGGACAGGGAATTGAGGAATGGGGTTGAAGAGAGAGCACTGTTGGTAAAAGACAATTTAGATGGCGAGACAGATGGGGAAAGAGCCGCACCGCACCACCACTGGTTACTGGACCGCTTGCGGGCACTCCACCAGCACCAGGTTCCCTGCTCGCAGTCTTCTCTGCTGGAGTCTCAAGACACCTACGTCACCCTCAGTgccaacaacaacagtaacGATGAGCGCGTGGATAGCAACCTTGAGGAAGCCTTGCCCCTTGAGGCTCTTTTTCCCTCTGGAAATACAGCATTGTGTGAATCTCACTCTGACCTGGGATCAGCGCCTCAAAGCTCTGGATCAGGTTGCATTTCTTCCCAGTCCAGTTTTGAGTACCCAAACCATGCCTGGATGGCCAAGGGCCCCGGGTACACCTACATGGCAGTGGCAGACTCTGGGGTCTCAATGGACTATAGCCCCATGAGCAGAGTTGATGAAAATGGAAAAGTGCCCGTCTACACTAACGAGTACAAGAACATGATCCCTGCTCACAGGAAACCCTTCTTGGTGAGGCAGTACCCTGTCCATGGTGATGGCTGA
- the swsap1 gene encoding ATPase SWSAP1: protein MADILSLVFRTFMSQSDLKKDVKVITPSPTTCSTLVVGDHSLSRSVLLLASVTAAAEMGIKVMFFTQTQIQSLPPSLQRCVPNLSPESLKKIKFSYPRTVEELLQQVASLHEPTNTSPTPPSLIIVDRLESFLSGPGGSSQSGFHPGERSCAAHIAALLCDTAAFLTQVLEQRGSSSAPCRIIASFLSEVNAGGDPSGTDPILDVLDRYFQVRCTLDQDSGYEATAAAVQEVWHIYLSGRGITDPSFTEDYNDRPGVAQEWKLFIFPDGLMEFKLV, encoded by the exons ATGGCTGATATTTTGTCGCTCGTTTTTCGGACGTTTATGTCACAATCCGATTTAAAGAAGGACGTCAAAGTTATTACTCCGTCACCAACGACCTGCAGCACCCTGGTGGTCGGAGACCACAGCCTCAGCCGCTCCGTGCTGCTTTTGGCTTCCGTCACAGCTGCCGCGGAGATGGGCATAAAAGTGATGTTCTTTACCCAGACTCAGATCCAGAGCCTTCCACCGTCTCTGCAGAGATGTGTTCCCAACCTGAGCCCAGAAAGTCTAAAG AAAATCAAGTTTTCCTATCCCAGGACAGTGGAGGAACTCCTCCAGCAGGTGGCTAGCCTTCATGAGCCTACCAACACGTCCCCTACACCTCCTTCACTCATCATAGTCGACAGACTCGAGAGCTTCCTGTCTGGTCCTGGGGGCAGCAGCCAAAGTGGATTTCACCCTGGGGAGAGGTCTTGCGCTGCGCACATTGCTGCGCTGCTGTGTGACACTGCTGCCTTTCTCACGCAAGTCCTGGAACAGCGGGGTTCAAGTTCAGCCCCCTGCCGCATTATTGCCTCTTTCTTGTCGGAGGTGAACGCTGGTGGGGATCCATCTGGAACAGATCCTATCCTTGATGTACTTGACCGCTATTTCCAGGTACGCTGTACTCTGGACCAGGACAGCGGCTATGAAGCTACAGCAGCTGCTGTACAGGAAGTGTGGCACATTTACCTTTCTGGGAGAGGAATCACAGACCCTTCTTTTACTGAAGACTATAACGACAGGCCAGGTGTAGCCCAAGAGTGGAAGCTCTTCATTTTTCCTGATGGTTTAATGGAGTTTAAGTTGGTCTGA